One region of Streptomyces subrutilus genomic DNA includes:
- a CDS encoding oxidoreductase, translated as MTEARAGEEPADLTAAERRMWEAYRTGSVCDLTVRAVDRDDPHAEHVWGPERSVRAEVVALLLLHGPSPVPGRVASLKLRGVRITGRLDLSGGTVGPYVELQSCRFDSEIQASETRFGTLRLVNCAIPRLEAARLHTEGDLHLPRCRVARGIRLTDAQIGTDLLVSQAVVQRDTKGRAISADGMSVAQDFQGELLETYGEVSLRGATVGVSMNLRGARLRNPYGKYALNAPQLTVERTLYLTSIALDYVPGSNSSTPPYGLGLTPARGQRAQRFECRGGMRLDDGRFGDAIDFFGARFVLTEEQEISLRRIQTPEFRFVGERLERGRVVVSGAKVVKLVDTSTSWPGPGGVSIQGFVYETLAPRGHFPLARRLEWVEAATPEYSPEPYERLAAVLRASGEDADARQVLLAKQRRRRGTLPPAAKAWGYLQDWTVVYGYRPGRAALWMAVLWAAGALLFSRHRPPPIKENEHPEWDAALYALDLLLPVIDLGQQAQWKVDGGWQWGAAALILLGWILATTVAAGASRVLRRG; from the coding sequence ATGACCGAGGCACGCGCGGGCGAGGAACCGGCGGATCTCACCGCTGCCGAGCGCCGCATGTGGGAGGCGTACCGCACGGGCAGCGTCTGCGATCTGACGGTCCGCGCCGTCGACCGGGACGATCCGCACGCCGAGCACGTCTGGGGCCCCGAGCGCAGCGTCCGCGCCGAGGTGGTGGCCCTGCTCCTGCTGCACGGGCCGTCTCCGGTGCCGGGCCGGGTGGCCTCGCTCAAACTGCGGGGCGTACGGATCACGGGGCGCCTGGACCTGTCCGGGGGCACGGTCGGGCCGTACGTGGAGCTGCAGTCCTGCCGCTTCGACAGCGAGATCCAGGCGTCCGAGACCCGCTTCGGCACGCTGCGGCTGGTCAACTGCGCGATCCCCCGGCTGGAGGCGGCCCGCCTGCACACCGAGGGCGATCTGCACCTGCCGCGCTGCCGGGTGGCCCGGGGCATCCGGCTGACCGACGCGCAGATAGGCACCGACCTGCTGGTCAGCCAGGCGGTGGTGCAGCGGGACACCAAGGGCCGGGCGATCAGCGCCGACGGGATGTCGGTGGCGCAGGACTTCCAGGGCGAGCTGCTGGAGACGTACGGGGAGGTGAGCCTGCGCGGCGCGACGGTCGGCGTGTCGATGAACCTGCGCGGGGCCCGCCTGCGCAATCCGTACGGGAAGTACGCGCTGAACGCCCCGCAGCTGACCGTCGAGCGGACCTTGTACCTGACCTCGATCGCGCTGGACTACGTCCCCGGCTCGAACTCCTCCACGCCTCCGTACGGGCTGGGGCTGACGCCGGCGCGGGGGCAGCGCGCGCAGCGCTTCGAGTGCCGGGGCGGGATGCGGCTGGACGACGGCCGCTTCGGGGACGCCATCGACTTCTTCGGGGCCCGCTTCGTGCTCACGGAGGAGCAGGAGATCTCCCTGCGCAGGATCCAGACCCCCGAATTCCGCTTCGTGGGCGAGCGGCTGGAGCGCGGGCGCGTCGTGGTGTCGGGGGCGAAGGTGGTCAAGCTCGTCGACACCTCCACCAGCTGGCCGGGCCCGGGCGGGGTGTCCATCCAGGGGTTCGTCTACGAGACCCTCGCCCCCCGGGGCCACTTCCCGCTGGCCCGGCGGCTCGAGTGGGTGGAGGCGGCGACCCCCGAGTACTCGCCGGAGCCGTACGAGCGCCTGGCGGCCGTGCTGCGGGCCAGTGGCGAGGACGCGGACGCCCGCCAGGTGCTGCTGGCCAAGCAGCGGCGCCGCCGGGGGACCCTGCCGCCCGCGGCCAAGGCCTGGGGCTACCTCCAGGACTGGACGGTGGTCTACGGCTACCGCCCGGGCCGGGCAGCGCTGTGGATGGCGGTCCTGTGGGCGGCGGGCGCGCTGCTGTTCTCCCGGCACCGACCGCCGCCGATCAAGGAGAACGAGCACCCCGAGTGGGATGCCGCCCTGTACGCCCTGGACCTGCTGCTCCCGGTGATCGACCTCGGCCAGCAGGCCCAGTGGAAGGTGGACGGCGGCTGGCAGTGGGGAGCGGCCGCGCTGATCCTCCTGGGGTGGATCCTGGCCACGACGGTGGCGGCGGGCGCGTCGCGCGTGCTGAGGCGAGGGTGA
- the ybaK gene encoding Cys-tRNA(Pro) deacylase — protein sequence MAKKSKQATAGTPAIAALTAAGVAFTTHAYEHDPAHPSYGEEAAQALGVSPAQVFKTLVADVDGALTVAVVPVSGSLDLKALAAAVGGKRAAMADPVLAERTTGYVRGGISPLGQRRPLRTVLDASAAAHATICCSAGRRGLEIELSPTDLTTLTNATVAPIARP from the coding sequence ATGGCGAAGAAATCCAAGCAGGCGACGGCCGGGACCCCGGCGATCGCGGCCCTCACGGCGGCGGGCGTCGCCTTCACGACCCACGCGTACGAGCACGACCCGGCGCATCCCTCCTACGGCGAGGAGGCGGCGCAGGCGCTCGGCGTCTCGCCGGCGCAGGTCTTCAAGACCCTGGTCGCGGACGTGGACGGGGCCTTGACGGTGGCGGTGGTCCCGGTGTCGGGATCGCTGGACCTGAAGGCGCTGGCGGCGGCGGTGGGCGGTAAGCGGGCGGCGATGGCCGATCCCGTGCTGGCGGAACGCACCACGGGCTACGTGCGGGGCGGCATCTCGCCGCTGGGGCAGCGGCGGCCCCTGCGCACCGTCCTCGACGCCTCGGCCGCGGCGCACGCGACCATCTGCTGCTCGGCGGGCCGCCGGGGCCTGGAGATCGAACTCTCCCCCACGGACCTCACCACCCTGACGAACGCCACGGTGGCCCCGATCGCCCGCCCGTAG
- a CDS encoding LON peptidase substrate-binding domain-containing protein — protein sequence MTTVRLPLFPLNSVLFPGLVLPLNIFEERYRAMMRELLKTSEDEPRRFAVVAIRDGREVAPTAPGLPDQTALPERGPAAGFGADPVQAFHRVGCIADAATIREREDGSFEVLATGTSRVRLLSVDSSGPFLTAELEELPEDAGEGAGALAEGVLRAFRNYQKRLAGARERSLTGAELPDDPSVVSYLVAAAAVLDVPAKQRLLQAPDTATRLAEELKLLRAETAVLRHLPSLPAVDLTRTPTSPN from the coding sequence GTGACCACCGTTCGCCTGCCCCTCTTCCCGCTGAACTCGGTGCTGTTCCCGGGACTCGTCCTCCCGCTGAACATCTTCGAGGAGCGTTATCGCGCCATGATGCGCGAGCTGCTGAAGACGAGCGAGGACGAGCCGCGCCGTTTCGCGGTCGTCGCCATCCGCGACGGCCGCGAGGTCGCGCCGACCGCGCCCGGCCTGCCCGACCAGACTGCCCTGCCCGAGCGCGGCCCGGCCGCCGGCTTCGGCGCGGACCCGGTGCAGGCCTTCCACCGGGTGGGCTGCATCGCGGACGCGGCGACGATCCGCGAGCGGGAGGACGGCAGCTTCGAGGTCCTCGCGACCGGCACGTCGCGGGTCCGGCTGCTGTCGGTCGACTCCTCGGGCCCCTTCCTCACGGCGGAGCTGGAGGAGCTCCCGGAGGACGCGGGCGAGGGGGCGGGCGCCCTGGCGGAGGGGGTGCTGCGGGCGTTCCGGAACTACCAGAAGCGGCTGGCGGGGGCCCGTGAGCGGTCCCTGACGGGCGCGGAGCTCCCCGACGATCCCTCGGTGGTCTCGTACCTGGTGGCAGCGGCGGCGGTCCTGGACGTCCCGGCGAAGCAGCGGCTGCTCCAGGCCCCGGACACGGCGACGCGGCTGGCGGAGGAGCTGAAGCTGCTGCGCGCGGAGACGGCCGTGCTCCGCCACCTGCCCTCGCTGCCGGCGGTGGACCTGACCCGCACCCCGACCAGCCCGAACTGA